One Antarctobacter heliothermus DNA segment encodes these proteins:
- a CDS encoding LysE family translocator: protein MSDVPQFLVVALALTGSPGPNTLSVAAVGAAFGRRQGLRYMAGLTLGMLGVIAIVGSGLSALLLALPGVAPVVTLGAIAYFLWLAWRIATAPPIGLTKAQGNPPHWTEGTLLSLVNPKAYAAMAAVFSGFTLVSGAPLGDALVKTALLMLTILAVNLAWLCAGSLLTRTVRSPRAGRVINMAFAGALLIAVAATTLL from the coding sequence ATGTCAGATGTGCCGCAATTCCTTGTCGTTGCCTTGGCCCTTACGGGCAGTCCGGGGCCGAATACTCTGTCGGTCGCGGCGGTTGGTGCCGCCTTCGGGCGCAGGCAGGGGCTGCGTTACATGGCCGGGCTGACGCTGGGCATGCTGGGGGTGATTGCCATTGTGGGCAGTGGGCTGTCGGCCCTTCTGCTGGCGCTGCCGGGCGTCGCGCCGGTGGTGACACTTGGGGCCATCGCCTATTTCCTCTGGCTGGCTTGGCGGATCGCCACAGCCCCGCCGATCGGTCTTACCAAGGCGCAGGGCAATCCTCCGCACTGGACCGAAGGCACGCTGCTGTCGCTGGTCAACCCCAAGGCCTACGCCGCCATGGCCGCCGTCTTTTCCGGCTTTACCCTTGTGTCCGGGGCACCACTTGGCGACGCGCTGGTAAAAACCGCCCTGCTGATGCTGACGATTCTTGCTGTCAATCTTGCATGGCTGTGTGCAGGCAGCCTGTTGACCCGCACCGTGCGCAGCCCGCGCGCCGGACGGGTCATCAACATGGCCTTTGCCGGGGCCTTGCTGATTGCCGTCGCGGCCACGACACTGCTGTAG